The sequence CATGGTGGCCATCTCCACCTTCTTCTCGGCCTTGATCGGCATCCCCCTGGGCGTGCTGCTGGTCATCACCGACAAGGGTCACCTTTGGGAGCATGTCACGCTCCAACGCATTCTGGGCGTGATCGTCAACCTGTTCCGGGCGGTTCCCTTCATCGTGCTGGTCCTCTTCCTCTTTCCCTTGTCCAAATTGCTCGTGGGAACCACCCTCGGTCCGACGGCGGCCACGATCCCCCTGATCGCGGGAGCCGCCCCCTTCTATGCGCGCATGGTGGAAACCGCCATCCGGGAAATCGACCGGGGCGTGATCGAAGCCGCCCTCGCCATGGGGGCCACC is a genomic window of Planifilum fimeticola containing:
- a CDS encoding methionine ABC transporter permease; protein product: MFDQLDTQLLWQATGETIYMVAISTFFSALIGIPLGVLLVITDKGHLWEHVTLQRILGVIVNLFRAVPFIVLVLFLFPLSKLLVGTTLGPTAATIPLIAGAAPFYARMVETAIREIDRGVIEAALAMGATRMQIVRKVLLPEAKPAIISGLTVTCVALISFSAMAGIVGGGGLGDAAYRFGFQSFNDQMLYACGLLLVLFVQLVQWGGDRLARRVDKR